The Pseudomonas sp. FP2309 genome has a window encoding:
- a CDS encoding dTMP kinase has product MNRALFVSLDGPKGVGKTTLLEAVTRVLRADNKKVIRLCERKSDPFRAETMVLVNRLARAPSRDLEWQICERFADSRVWITRHVLPEQPADSIILMDRWYPSDAAFRRMVPFAEILQLNMDRHVQVPDLHVGVVTAPQISWARATARRRGLSSTVIHTLQEHVACTHAFEQAIAEQGWVVCRNEGTVEEGARQVAAEIHRALGQALNG; this is encoded by the coding sequence ATGAACCGTGCGTTATTTGTTTCTCTGGATGGCCCCAAGGGCGTCGGCAAAACCACCCTGTTGGAGGCCGTTACCCGCGTGCTCAGAGCCGACAACAAAAAGGTGATCCGGCTCTGCGAGAGAAAAAGCGATCCTTTCCGGGCTGAAACAATGGTCCTGGTAAATAGACTCGCGAGGGCGCCCAGCCGGGATTTGGAGTGGCAGATCTGCGAGCGCTTTGCTGATAGCCGTGTATGGATTACCCGCCACGTTCTGCCTGAACAGCCGGCCGACAGCATTATCCTGATGGATCGCTGGTACCCGTCGGATGCGGCCTTTCGCCGGATGGTACCGTTTGCAGAGATTCTCCAATTGAACATGGATCGCCATGTGCAAGTGCCCGACTTGCATGTCGGGGTGGTCACCGCGCCGCAGATTTCATGGGCCAGAGCCACAGCACGCCGCCGTGGGCTGAGCAGCACGGTCATCCATACCCTGCAAGAGCATGTTGCCTGCACCCACGCGTTCGAGCAGGCGATTGCAGAGCAGGGCTGGGTGGTATGCCGCAATGAAGGAACGGTTGAAGAGGGCGCGAGGCAGGTGGCGGCTGAAATACATCGAGCCCTCGGCCAAGCCTTGAATGGGTAG
- a CDS encoding SDR family oxidoreductase yields MNAPFQMNSLGEGYRALVIGSSGALGSALCEWLKNDPRCGGVRELGRQTDPALDLENPESIAEAAAELAGEAPYQLIVHAAGLLHRDEIKPEKSYRAIEAHALQAVFQVNTLGPALVLRHFLPLLARDGAMAMLSAKVGSIGDNRLGGWYAYRASKAALNMLVKTAAIELARTHPQSRLLSLHPGTVISDLSKPFSGAAAARPARVAARELLSVIDRLVPADSGGFFAYDAERLPW; encoded by the coding sequence ATGAACGCCCCCTTTCAAATGAACTCTCTTGGCGAGGGTTACCGTGCCTTGGTAATAGGCTCAAGCGGAGCACTTGGCTCAGCGTTATGTGAATGGCTCAAAAACGATCCACGCTGTGGTGGTGTCCGCGAACTGGGGCGCCAGACTGATCCTGCATTGGATCTGGAGAACCCCGAGAGTATCGCTGAGGCCGCTGCCGAGCTGGCGGGCGAGGCGCCGTATCAGTTGATCGTGCATGCCGCCGGGTTGCTCCATCGAGACGAAATCAAGCCGGAAAAAAGTTACCGCGCAATTGAAGCACACGCGCTGCAGGCGGTGTTCCAGGTCAATACGTTGGGGCCGGCGCTGGTTTTGCGCCATTTTCTGCCCCTGTTGGCCCGTGACGGTGCGATGGCGATGCTGTCCGCCAAGGTCGGTAGCATCGGCGATAACCGCCTGGGTGGCTGGTACGCCTATCGCGCTTCGAAAGCTGCGCTGAACATGCTGGTCAAAACGGCCGCCATCGAACTTGCACGTACCCACCCTCAAAGCCGTTTGCTGAGCCTTCACCCCGGCACCGTGATTTCGGACCTTTCCAAGCCCTTTAGTGGCGCTGCCGCCGCAAGGCCGGCGAGGGTCGCTGCACGTGAACTCTTATCCGTGATTGACCGGTTGGTGCCAGCCGACAGCGGTGGTTTCTTTGCGTATGACGCAGAGCGCCTGCCCTGGTAG
- a CDS encoding RidA family protein, with the protein MANHDLHYTPDPDADSISSDVIGFNGILVSTQIPTRADGSLELGDITAQSECTLQALKVALEKAGSSMDRVMHLTIYLTDMADRAAFNEVYKRFFAKPWPVRAAVGVAALAVEGMRVEVTAMAAQA; encoded by the coding sequence ATGGCCAACCACGACCTGCACTACACCCCTGATCCGGATGCCGATTCCATCTCCTCCGATGTGATCGGTTTCAACGGCATCCTGGTCTCCACCCAGATCCCCACCCGCGCCGACGGCAGCCTGGAACTGGGCGACATCACCGCGCAAAGCGAGTGCACCCTGCAAGCGCTGAAAGTCGCCTTGGAAAAAGCTGGCAGCAGCATGGACCGGGTGATGCACCTGACCATTTATCTGACCGATATGGCTGATCGAGCGGCGTTCAACGAGGTGTACAAACGCTTCTTTGCCAAGCCGTGGCCCGTGCGTGCGGCGGTTGGCGTGGCGGCGTTGGCCGTAGAGGGGATGCGGGTGGAAGTTACCGCGATGGCCGCCCAGGCCTGA
- a CDS encoding oxaloacetate decarboxylase — protein MPKKSHSALRRNFRELLAKPTCVETASVFDPMSARIAADLGFEVGILGGSVASLQVLAAPDFALITLSEFVEQATRIGRVAQLPFIADADHGYGNALNVMRTVEELERAGVAALTIEDTLLPAQFGRKSTDLISIGEGIGKVRAALEARVDPELSIIARTNAGVLSTEAVIERTKAYQKAGADGICMVGVSDFEHLEKIAENLTVPLMLVTYGNPKLNDAQRLAELGVRVVVAGHGAYFAAIKATYDSLRAQRQLTHSTSNLSATELTHTYTLPESYVAWAKEFMDVEE, from the coding sequence ATGCCCAAAAAATCTCACTCAGCGCTGCGCCGCAACTTCCGCGAATTGCTTGCAAAGCCGACCTGCGTTGAAACCGCCTCCGTCTTCGACCCCATGTCTGCCCGTATCGCCGCAGATTTGGGGTTTGAGGTGGGTATCCTGGGTGGCTCGGTCGCCTCGCTGCAGGTGTTGGCAGCGCCGGATTTTGCCTTGATCACGCTGAGTGAGTTCGTTGAGCAGGCCACGCGCATCGGCCGTGTCGCCCAACTGCCGTTTATTGCCGACGCCGACCATGGCTACGGCAATGCCCTTAACGTGATGCGCACGGTCGAAGAACTTGAGCGCGCCGGTGTGGCCGCGTTGACCATTGAAGACACGCTGCTGCCCGCGCAATTCGGGCGCAAATCCACGGACCTGATCTCCATCGGCGAAGGCATCGGTAAAGTCCGCGCGGCCCTGGAAGCCCGTGTCGATCCTGAACTGTCGATCATTGCCCGTACCAATGCCGGGGTGTTGTCCACCGAGGCGGTGATCGAGCGCACAAAGGCGTATCAGAAAGCCGGTGCCGACGGGATCTGCATGGTCGGTGTCAGTGACTTTGAGCACCTGGAAAAAATCGCTGAAAACCTGACCGTACCGCTGATGCTGGTGACCTACGGCAACCCCAAGCTCAACGACGCTCAGCGTCTGGCCGAGTTGGGTGTGCGCGTGGTAGTGGCCGGTCATGGCGCCTACTTTGCGGCGATCAAGGCCACCTACGATAGCCTGCGCGCCCAGCGCCAGTTGACCCACAGCACTTCGAACCTCAGCGCGACCGAGTTGACCCACACCTACACGCTGCCGGAGAGCTACGTGGCATGGGCCAAGGAATTCATGGACGTGGAAGAGTAA